CTCGAAGTTGCCCGACGCGCCGGCCCATGCGATCGCGGCGTCGTTGCCGATCACCTGGGCGCAGACCTGGAGCGTGGCCTCGGGGAGCACGGGGTTGACCTTGCCGGGCATGATCGACGACCCCGGCTGGAGGTCGGGAAGGTGGATCTCGGCGAGGCCGGCAGCCGGGCCGGAGCCCATCCAGCGCAGGTCGTTGCAGAGCTTGGTCAGGCCGACCGCGACCACCCGGAGCTGGCCCGACAGCTCGACCAGTGCGTCGCGTGCCCCCTGTGCCTCGAAGTGGTCGCGCGCCTCGACGAACGGCAACCCGGTCACGTCGGCGAGCTCGGCGATGACGGCGGCGGAGAAGCCCGGAGGGGTGTTGATGCCGGTGCCGACGGCGGTGCCGCCGAGTGGTAGCTCCGCAACCCGGGGAAGCGTCATCTGCAGGCGCTCGACCCCGAGGTGCATCTGGGTGGCATAGCCACCGAACTCCTGGCCGAGCATGACCGGCGTCGCGTCCATGAGGTGGGTGCGTCCCGCCTTCACGACACCGGCGAACTCCTGCGCCTTGCCGTCGAGCGCCTTCGCGAGGTGGTCGAGTGACGGGATCAGCTGCTCGGCGGTGGCGCGGGTGGCCGCCACGTGGATCGAGGTGGGGAAGACGTCGTTGCTCGACTGGCTGGCGTTGACGTGGTCGTTGGGGTGGACCACCACCCCGCGCCGCGCGGCGAGGCCGGCGAGCACCTCGTTCATGTTCATGTTGGAGCTGGTGCCGGAGCCGGTCTGGAAGACGTCGATGGGAAACTGGTCCAGGTGCCTGCCCTCGACGATCTCCGCGGCGGAGTCCGCGATCGCGGTCGAGCGCTCGTCGTCGAGGACACCGAGGCGGTTGTTCACCCGGGCTGCGGCCGCCTTGACCAGCGCGAGCGCCTGCAGGTGCGAGCGCTCCAGGGTCGTGCCCGAGATCGGGAAGTTCTCGACCGCGCGCTGGGTCTGTGCCCGCCAGAGGGCGTCCGTGGGCACCTTCACGTCGCCGAGGGAGTCGTGCTCGATGCGGAAACCTGCGTCGTCGGTCATGCCTCGACGCTAGCGCGAGGCGGCGTAGAGCCAGTACTGCTCCTCGCGCCCCTGGAGGTCGACCGGGATCGGCAGTGCCCGGCAGTTGCCGAACACGTCGTGCATCTCCAGTGGCAGCTCGGGCTCCTCGAACGCCGACCAGATCACCAGCACTCCACCCTCGGCCAGGCGCTCCCGGGCGAGCGCCAGCAGCGGGGCCTCGTAGAGCTCGGCGTTGCCGTCGTGCACCAGGTAGCCCGGGCCGTTGTCGACGTCCAGCAGCACCAGGTCGTACGCCGCGTCCTCGGCGCTGCGGAGGGCGTCGGCGACGTCCGCGGTCACCACCTCCACCCGGTCGTCGGCGAGCAGGTCCGGACCGTGCGGGATGGTGCCGTCACGCATCCAGCCGACCAGTGCTGGCTCGATCTCGACCACCGTCACCTGCTCGACGAACGGATCGGCGAGCACCTCGCCGAGGGTGAAACCGAGGCCGAGACCGCCGACCAGCACCCGGGTCGGCGTACGGCCGCGGGTGCGGGAGGCGGCCAGCGTCGCCGTGGCCATCGCACGCTCGGACGCGGTCTCGATGGTGTCCATCACGAAGACGCCGTTGGCACGCAGCTCGATGGTGGTGCCGTCGTCGCCGCGGTCGTCCGCGCGGCGGCGCAGCACGAGCTCGCCGGTCGGTCCGGTGGCGCGAGCGATCTCTCCGAGCTGCATGGCGCCATTCTCGCGTGTGGACGGCCGTGCCGCGGGTACCGGCCACCCATGGGCAACGACAAGCAGATTCCTGACGACGACACCCAGATGGCGATCGAGTCGAGCGGCGAGGACGCCGTCGGCACGGCGGAGGACCCCGCCAAGCGCCCCGAACCCGTCCCGGACGAGGACCGCCCGGTCGACCCCGCCGACGACGGCTCCGGCACCGCTCCCGACGCGGACCGGCCGGTCCCCGAGCCGGTGTCGGACGGCGACGCGGTCGCCGGCAACCCGGACTCCGCCAGCCCCGCCGAACCCGACCTGCCGGCCGACGTCGGGCCGGACGCCGTCCCGCCGGCGAACGCCGAGAGCAACGAGTACGACAAGGAGTGAGGCGTGCGCCACCTGTGCGCGCCACGCCGTACGGGTGCCCGGATCGCTTCCCCCGCCTGCCTAGCCTCAGGGGAGACGACGACCCCAGGAGAGGGACATGGCACTCGGGACCATCATCAACAGCACGCGGCGCAACCTCGCGCTGCTCGGAGTACGCGTCCTGCTCGGCGCGGTGCTCGTCGCGCACGGCTGGCAGAAGCTCCACGACTGGGGCATCGCCGGCACGCGCTCCAGCTTCGCCGACATGGGCATCCCGAACGCCGGCCCCGCGGCGACGTTCGCGGTCGTCGCCGAGCTGGGCGGCGGTGCGCTGATCCTGCTCGGCCTCTGCACGCCGCTCGCCGCCCTCCTGGTCGCGGCCGACATGGCCGGTGCGTTCTGGTTCGTGCACCGCGGCACCGAGGTCTTCGTCGGAGACGGCGGCTGGGAGCTGGTGGCCGGCCTCGGAGCCGCTGCGCTCGCGCTGTTCGCCGTCGGCGCCGGCGCGCTCAGCGTCGACGCACTCCTCCTCGGCTGGTGGCGTCGCCGGCGCGCCCGCAAGGCGCGCCTGAAGCCGGCGAAGCCTGCGCCGGCGCCCACCCACAACGTGCTGGGCGAGGAGCTCGCTGCGTCCGACGCCTGACGTCGGGCCGGAGGCTCAGGACCAGGCGTAGTACCGCGCGGTCACCGTGAAGCTCTTCACGTCGTAGTGGTTGAAGTTCGCCGTGCCGAGGGACCAGAGCACCACGCGGTTGGCGAGGAGCAGGGGCGTCGTGCTCACCGACGTGCCGGTGTGCGTGCCGAGGGTGCTGCCGAGGGTGCGGGTGCTGACGACGTCGCCGTCGCTTGCGCGGTGGTACGACAAGGCTGCCTGGCTGCCGCCGTAGCCCCGCGAGGCTCCGCCGTAGGTGTCCACGCGGAACGAGCCGTACCGCACGGCCTGGGGGAGCTGGATGCCGTTGACGGTCAGGACGACGCTGTCGTCTCCGCGCGTGGACCTGCAGCGGGTGTTGGCGTAGTAGCCGCGGGAGCCCGACCACCCGCGCGAGGCAGGCGACTTCAGGTTGGAGCACCGGCCGACGAAGCCGTCGACCTTGCTGCCGCCGGCGGTCACGGTGCGGCTGAAGGTCTTCAGCACCCCGCTCGTGTGGGCCACCGCGACCGTGCGATGGAGGTCTGAACGGTTGCCCAGCGGGTCGACCGCGCTGACGGTGTAGGTGCCGTCAGGGACCACGTCGCCCGCCTCGTCGCGGCCGTCCCACACGGCGTGCTCGTCGAGCCACGAGTCGACCTCGGGCTCGAGCACGCGCACCTGGGCGCCGGAGGCGTTGTCGATCACGATCTTGTCGGCGTAGTCGAGCTGGGTGTCGTCGTGGACCTTGATCGTCGTGGTCCGGTACGACGCGAGGGCGTCGATCGCGGTCGGGTGGATCCCCGTGCGGGTCACCGTGAGGCCCTCGATGGCGGGGCCCTGCCGGTCGACGAGCAGCGACCCGGAGAAGGCGGTCGTGGAGGGACCGAAGTCGGGGTCGTCGATCGCGATGGTGCCCTCGACGGTCAGGTCGCCGTCGGGCAGCCCGGAGCCCGGCACGTCGATCGGGGCGCTGCCGTCGTCGGCGAGGGGCCCGGACGCCGAGCCCGCCGAGCCGCTGACCTCCGTGCCGTCCGCACTGACGTGCCAGGTCGCCTGAAAGGTGCCGTGGTGGCTCGTCGGCAGCGTGGCATGGCTGGTCCCGACCGTGCTGGTGATGGCCGGCGCGGAGAGGTAGTACGGCTGGCTGCTGCGGGCGACGGTCATCTGGGGGCTGCTGAGGTCGTGGTAGTAGACGCAGTCGTAGCCGTTGAACTCGCTGCAGCGGTACGCGGTCAGGGTGCCGACGCCGTCGGCGAGCGCGAGCTGGGTGGACCCGGTGTGCGCGACCGGCACGGTGACCAGGGCGTTGTCGCCGTTCTCGTTCTGGTAGCTCCAGACCACGCGCAGCGAGCCACCGCCGGCGTCGTCCATCGTGACGCTGGCCTGCTGGTCGCTGCCGTCGGGGTTGTGGCCGATGGTGGCGTCCGTCGGCCAGGTGACCGTGGGGATGACATCGGTCGCTGTCAGCGTGTCCGAGAGCGTCTGTGTGCTGTAGCTGTCGCAGCTGGCGCCCTTCGGCGGTGCGGTCGAGCAGACCACGGCGCCGACCTCGCCCTCGCTGAAGCCCCACGTGGGCAGGTCGAACGTGGCCGCGTGGGTCGACGGGTCGAGCGGGATCCACCAGTCGCCGGT
The sequence above is a segment of the Nocardioides jiangxiensis genome. Coding sequences within it:
- a CDS encoding spermidine synthase; the encoded protein is MQLGEIARATGPTGELVLRRRADDRGDDGTTIELRANGVFVMDTIETASERAMATATLAASRTRGRTPTRVLVGGLGLGFTLGEVLADPFVEQVTVVEIEPALVGWMRDGTIPHGPDLLADDRVEVVTADVADALRSAEDAAYDLVLLDVDNGPGYLVHDGNAELYEAPLLALARERLAEGGVLVIWSAFEEPELPLEMHDVFGNCRALPIPVDLQGREEQYWLYAASR
- a CDS encoding DoxX family protein, which encodes MALGTIINSTRRNLALLGVRVLLGAVLVAHGWQKLHDWGIAGTRSSFADMGIPNAGPAATFAVVAELGGGALILLGLCTPLAALLVAADMAGAFWFVHRGTEVFVGDGGWELVAGLGAAALALFAVGAGALSVDALLLGWWRRRRARKARLKPAKPAPAPTHNVLGEELAASDA
- a CDS encoding class II fumarate hydratase, yielding MTDDAGFRIEHDSLGDVKVPTDALWRAQTQRAVENFPISGTTLERSHLQALALVKAAAARVNNRLGVLDDERSTAIADSAAEIVEGRHLDQFPIDVFQTGSGTSSNMNMNEVLAGLAARRGVVVHPNDHVNASQSSNDVFPTSIHVAATRATAEQLIPSLDHLAKALDGKAQEFAGVVKAGRTHLMDATPVMLGQEFGGYATQMHLGVERLQMTLPRVAELPLGGTAVGTGINTPPGFSAAVIAELADVTGLPFVEARDHFEAQGARDALVELSGQLRVVAVGLTKLCNDLRWMGSGPAAGLAEIHLPDLQPGSSIMPGKVNPVLPEATLQVCAQVIGNDAAIAWAGASGNFELNVMLPLIARNLLESIRLLGRASRLLADRCISGITANEARLRAYAESSPAVVTPLNRYVGYERAAQIAKKSLADGTTIRETVIALGLVRDGVLTEAQLDEALDVDRMTRPGD